The Ferroacidibacillus organovorans genome window below encodes:
- the deoD gene encoding purine-nucleoside phosphorylase, protein MSIHLAAAKEDIADVVLLPGDPLRAKFIAENFLENAVCYNEVRGMYGFTGVYQGKRVSVQGTGMGVPSISIYVHELLESYDVKTLIRVGTCGALRKDVALRDVILAMSASSDSATNRIRFPEVQFAPTADFSLLMNAYLAAKERDIDVRVGPIFTTDTFYSEAQRVVDHVASYGALAVEMETSALYTLAGKFGARALSVLTVSDHLVTGEATTAQERQMTFRDMMQIALDAAIRE, encoded by the coding sequence GTGAGTATTCATCTTGCGGCAGCCAAAGAGGATATCGCAGACGTCGTTTTGCTACCTGGGGATCCACTGCGCGCCAAGTTTATCGCAGAAAACTTCCTTGAAAATGCGGTGTGTTACAACGAAGTGCGCGGAATGTACGGATTTACAGGGGTGTATCAAGGAAAGCGCGTGTCTGTGCAGGGGACGGGGATGGGTGTCCCATCGATCTCTATCTATGTTCACGAATTGCTTGAATCGTATGACGTAAAAACGCTGATTCGCGTTGGAACGTGCGGTGCGCTTCGCAAGGATGTGGCGCTTCGGGACGTCATTCTTGCCATGTCCGCATCGAGTGACTCGGCGACCAATCGCATCCGCTTTCCAGAGGTGCAGTTCGCTCCGACCGCTGATTTTTCACTTCTCATGAATGCGTATCTCGCGGCAAAGGAGCGGGATATTGACGTCCGCGTCGGCCCCATTTTTACGACGGACACATTTTATAGTGAGGCACAGCGTGTCGTTGATCATGTGGCAAGCTACGGCGCGCTTGCAGTTGAGATGGAGACATCGGCGCTCTACACACTTGCTGGCAAGTTTGGCGCGCGTGCACTCTCTGTTCTGACGGTGAGCGATCACTTGGTCACAGGAGAGGCGACGACGGCGCAAGAGCGCCAGATGACATTTCGCGACATGATGCAGATCGCGCTTGATGCGGCGATCCGCGAGTAG
- the gmk gene encoding guanylate kinase, whose product MVPEHFIEFDPVHRQDRRGRFFILSGPSGVGKNTLLAKVLTELPWMYYVPSATTRAMRPGEYQFHPYVFLNTEEFEDLIAKGQFLEWKRIHNASYYGTHRPTIEHAIEQGYDLITDMDVLGCADAVAAFPEDTYTIFITPPNLNVLSDRLLSRDADEAAVSQRLKRVELEMGHMNKYDYVLVNDDLEVSAQQLKELLRESLVSIKRKGSVVKTMP is encoded by the coding sequence GTGGTACCCGAACACTTTATCGAGTTCGACCCTGTTCACCGGCAGGATCGCCGAGGGCGCTTCTTTATTTTGTCTGGCCCTTCTGGTGTCGGCAAGAATACATTGCTGGCAAAGGTGCTGACCGAACTGCCGTGGATGTATTACGTGCCTTCTGCGACAACGCGTGCAATGCGGCCTGGAGAGTATCAATTTCACCCTTATGTGTTTTTAAACACAGAAGAGTTCGAGGATTTGATTGCAAAAGGGCAGTTTCTTGAGTGGAAGAGAATCCACAATGCGAGTTATTACGGGACACATCGCCCGACGATTGAACATGCCATTGAGCAGGGATATGATTTGATCACAGATATGGATGTGCTGGGATGCGCTGATGCAGTGGCTGCCTTTCCAGAAGATACGTATACGATTTTTATCACGCCGCCCAATCTGAATGTTTTATCCGATCGACTGTTGTCGCGGGATGCGGATGAGGCGGCTGTTTCTCAACGGTTAAAACGTGTGGAACTTGAGATGGGCCATATGAACAAGTACGACTACGTTCTCGTCAATGACGACCTTGAGGTCAGTGCGCAACAACTCAAGGAATTGTTGCGCGAAAGCCTCGTTTCGATCAAACGAAAAGGATCGGTCGTAAAAACCATGCCTTGA
- the asnB gene encoding asparagine synthase (glutamine-hydrolyzing), whose product MCGIAGYIDFSGHREQQQAIVEAMGATLVCRGPDASGIYLSEHAAFAHRRLIVIDPEGGIQPMVRSLFHSDYCITYNGELYNMDELRSELLLRGHTLQTRSDTELVLLAYMEWGPACVEKLNGIFAIGIWNEAEQTLFLARDRLGVKPLYFAKRDGIFAFGSEIKAILAHPAIPPEVDATGLAELCFIGPARTPGLAVFKHINEVRPGTFVLHTREHTSEHTYWRLESKPHEHDFKTTAQHVRDLLEDAVSRQLVSDVPLATLLSGGLDSSIVSAFAARALKQNGKETLHTYSVDFIGMDEHFEANAFQTGRDAPWVARVAEFLQTVHHDIVLDTDDLLKHLLQPLAARDLPGMADIDISLLLFCQEIKKNATVALSGEAADEVFGGYPWFHRPEVLSDNTFPWSRRLADRIRYFHPALAGKLDPTAYVAERYSDAIKEVPRLYGEDKQEARIREISYLNLTRFLPTLLERKDRMSMAAGLEVRVPFCDHRLIEYVWNIPWFLKSLNGTPKAILRKAAEDILPYDVVYRKKSPYPSTAHPAYLEGTRARVEAILADASSPVLDLIDVSALRQTLEKSRGRLEHEPWFGQIMATPQLFDYIIQINAWMKTHRVTLV is encoded by the coding sequence ATGTGCGGAATCGCTGGGTATATCGATTTTTCGGGTCATCGCGAACAGCAGCAAGCAATCGTCGAAGCGATGGGTGCAACCCTCGTCTGCCGCGGGCCTGACGCAAGTGGCATCTATCTCTCCGAACACGCCGCATTTGCTCATCGCCGTCTGATCGTCATTGATCCAGAAGGCGGCATTCAGCCCATGGTACGTTCCCTTTTTCACTCTGATTATTGTATCACGTACAATGGCGAACTCTATAACATGGATGAGTTGCGCAGCGAACTGCTTTTGCGCGGACACACCTTGCAGACGCGTTCTGATACAGAACTTGTCTTGCTCGCGTACATGGAGTGGGGGCCTGCATGCGTCGAGAAGTTAAACGGCATCTTCGCCATAGGCATTTGGAACGAGGCTGAGCAAACCCTGTTTCTTGCCCGCGATCGCCTCGGAGTCAAGCCGCTCTATTTCGCAAAGCGCGATGGCATCTTCGCGTTTGGTTCCGAGATCAAGGCAATCCTTGCGCATCCCGCCATCCCGCCAGAAGTGGATGCGACAGGATTGGCGGAACTCTGCTTTATCGGTCCCGCGCGCACGCCGGGACTCGCCGTCTTCAAACACATCAACGAAGTGCGGCCAGGAACCTTTGTGCTGCATACCCGTGAACACACATCAGAGCATACGTATTGGCGTCTTGAAAGCAAACCGCATGAGCACGATTTTAAGACCACCGCACAACACGTTCGCGATCTGCTCGAAGATGCCGTCTCGCGCCAGTTGGTGTCAGACGTACCACTCGCCACTCTGCTTTCGGGCGGCCTTGATTCAAGCATCGTCAGCGCGTTTGCCGCACGAGCACTCAAACAAAACGGTAAAGAAACACTGCACACGTACTCTGTCGACTTTATCGGCATGGATGAACATTTTGAAGCAAATGCGTTTCAAACAGGGCGCGATGCACCTTGGGTTGCGCGCGTCGCAGAATTCTTGCAGACGGTACACCACGATATCGTGTTAGATACAGACGATTTGCTTAAACACCTTTTACAACCGCTCGCCGCGCGCGATCTTCCGGGAATGGCCGACATCGATATCTCGCTGCTTCTCTTTTGCCAGGAAATCAAGAAAAATGCGACCGTGGCACTCTCTGGCGAAGCGGCTGACGAAGTGTTTGGAGGCTATCCTTGGTTTCATCGCCCTGAGGTGCTGAGTGACAATACCTTTCCGTGGTCGCGCCGCCTTGCCGATCGCATCCGCTATTTTCATCCAGCGCTTGCAGGCAAACTTGATCCAACTGCATACGTCGCAGAGCGTTACTCGGACGCCATCAAAGAGGTGCCCCGCCTCTATGGCGAAGACAAACAAGAAGCGCGCATTCGCGAGATTAGCTATTTGAACTTGACTCGTTTTTTACCCACGCTGCTCGAACGCAAGGATCGCATGAGCATGGCTGCCGGGCTCGAGGTGCGCGTCCCGTTTTGTGATCACCGCCTGATCGAGTATGTCTGGAATATCCCGTGGTTTCTAAAAAGTCTCAACGGCACGCCCAAAGCAATTCTTCGCAAGGCGGCAGAAGACATTCTCCCGTACGACGTCGTCTACCGAAAAAAAAGTCCCTATCCATCCACCGCTCATCCGGCGTATCTGGAAGGGACTCGGGCACGCGTCGAAGCAATTCTCGCCGACGCCTCATCGCCTGTGCTTGATTTAATCGACGTATCCGCATTGAGACAGACTTTGGAAAAAAGTCGGGGCCGCCTTGAGCATGAACCCTGGTTTGGGCAAATCATGGCAACCCCGCAATTATTTGATTATATTATTCAAATCAACGCGTGGATGAAAACCCACCGCGTAACGCTCGTCTGA
- a CDS encoding sensor histidine kinase codes for MSIKWRVSLISIGTIAGITLLFTMFIYFSLSKWMMEQQDHSALTSALHIALAYPGNIEQGSHNSNEKSQSWLSQFDTKNQTFYIIGLDGKTVASLGNTFGVLPHSLALTRTQKGALAHVNVRGHAFVRIILPSHAESGKTVAWVISYASTDVVQAYIAALVRVLIFGSLLALVLAGLSGYVMSFVALRPITDIIRRMRHMDAFSIKGRLPHDSGRDEIAELSKTFNEMLDRIRKTIEKQNEFIADASHEFRSPLTVIEGYINLLDRWGKDDPAVTERSIGAIKKEAARLRRLTNGLLQLASLANVQLESMPCDAKRVIEEVVLQFSEVFQRNIAFEHPDEAVMTEMQSEHLHQVTAIFLQNAVKHTLEGQEIAVRISRRKGGLLMIVEDKGEGIDQEHLPHLFDRFYRSDRARSRSTEGFGLGLAIAKEIVGLYQGEIRVVSEKGVGTAFSVTIPDR; via the coding sequence TTGTCGATTAAATGGCGCGTATCCCTCATCTCGATTGGTACGATTGCGGGTATCACCCTTCTTTTCACAATGTTTATCTATTTTTCACTCTCTAAATGGATGATGGAGCAGCAGGATCACTCAGCTTTGACAAGCGCTCTGCATATTGCGCTTGCCTATCCCGGAAACATTGAGCAGGGGAGCCATAACTCCAATGAGAAATCGCAGTCTTGGCTCTCGCAGTTTGACACCAAAAACCAGACCTTTTATATCATCGGTTTAGACGGAAAGACAGTCGCATCGCTCGGAAATACATTTGGCGTGCTCCCTCACTCGCTCGCATTGACACGTACACAAAAAGGGGCCCTCGCGCATGTCAATGTTCGGGGCCATGCGTTTGTGCGAATTATCTTGCCAAGTCACGCTGAATCGGGCAAGACGGTCGCGTGGGTGATTTCGTATGCGTCGACCGATGTGGTTCAAGCATACATTGCGGCGCTTGTGCGTGTGTTGATCTTTGGCTCTTTGCTTGCCCTTGTTTTGGCTGGACTGAGCGGATATGTGATGAGCTTTGTCGCGCTGCGCCCGATCACTGACATCATTAGGCGGATGCGCCATATGGATGCGTTTTCAATTAAAGGCCGACTGCCGCACGACTCTGGTCGCGATGAGATTGCAGAGTTGTCGAAGACGTTTAATGAAATGCTCGACCGCATTCGCAAGACGATTGAAAAACAGAATGAGTTTATCGCAGATGCCTCCCATGAATTTCGTTCGCCGCTCACGGTCATCGAAGGCTATATCAACCTGCTTGACCGCTGGGGAAAAGACGACCCCGCCGTGACGGAACGTTCCATCGGCGCGATTAAAAAAGAAGCTGCGCGCTTGCGGAGATTGACAAACGGCCTTTTGCAACTGGCATCGCTTGCCAATGTGCAACTTGAGAGTATGCCTTGTGACGCCAAACGGGTCATTGAAGAGGTGGTGCTGCAATTTAGTGAGGTTTTCCAGCGAAACATCGCTTTTGAGCATCCTGACGAAGCCGTGATGACTGAAATGCAATCGGAACATCTCCACCAGGTGACCGCAATTTTTTTACAGAATGCGGTTAAGCATACGTTGGAAGGGCAGGAGATTGCCGTGCGGATTTCGCGGCGCAAGGGTGGTCTTCTCATGATTGTTGAAGATAAGGGAGAGGGGATCGACCAGGAACATCTCCCGCACTTATTCGATCGATTTTATCGCTCAGATCGTGCGCGTAGCCGATCGACGGAGGGTTTTGGGCTGGGGCTTGCGATTGCCAAGGAGATCGTTGGACTCTATCAAGGAGAAATTCGCGTTGTGAGTGAAAAAGGGGTGGGGACAGCTTTTTCCGTGACAATTCCTGATCGATAA
- the asnB gene encoding asparagine synthase (glutamine-hydrolyzing) yields MCGIAAIVPKIHSFSREKELLVGMLESMAHRGPDGHGVMQRGCLALGMVRLAIVDLEHGMQPLFNEDETLALVCNGEIYNADNLRASLIEAGHVFQTKSDSEVILHLYEEKGKECLAELEGIFAFALWSEKEQTLFIARDRLGVKPLYYMDQGTYWAIASEMRALLPFVDEEVHLDGDALTAYHTYRFTPREKTMVKGIYRLLPGHYAVISNTVMACQPYWIPVFASSRVKGSTVNQAEHLRSLLFDAVKSQHAEEVNSAVLLSGGLDSTAILAMRREFLGDREDCAITVAFERPKRYADREEYTEMEEAERVALRFGAHHLAQTISAEEALDAFPRIIQDLDEPIADPTAIPLWFAARLANRHDVKVLYSGEGMDELFAGYSIYGHEKVLRRMRMVPSPLRRALRNTLLRADLPGTGVLERSLSDVETWYQGVGGVFTRAERNELLGGDESRCARYPSAFYGESLDEAKHSAGSDLQRMMLLDLVTWLPDNTLAKSDKITMAHSVEMRVPFLNQNVVDYALACPDHLKWKREGKEIVRRALTGVIPEEVLRRKKVGFNVPVSAWIFGEWNSYAKAMLLSDDAVTRMLYEHRATHLFDAKSSQQERAGRLLFAMLTLELWLRRLPTRADKGRLFHEREVAHYPAERRIPRVDAASGGKSDQAVAASRRAWV; encoded by the coding sequence ATGTGTGGAATTGCAGCGATTGTTCCAAAGATACACTCATTCTCGCGGGAGAAAGAGTTGCTTGTGGGAATGCTTGAAAGCATGGCTCATCGCGGGCCGGATGGGCACGGCGTCATGCAAAGGGGATGTCTCGCACTTGGAATGGTTCGGCTTGCGATTGTTGATCTAGAACACGGCATGCAACCACTCTTTAATGAAGATGAAACACTTGCTTTGGTTTGTAACGGTGAAATCTACAATGCGGATAACTTGCGGGCATCCTTGATCGAAGCGGGTCACGTGTTCCAAACAAAATCGGACAGTGAAGTGATCTTACATTTATATGAAGAAAAAGGGAAAGAATGCCTCGCCGAACTTGAGGGCATTTTTGCGTTTGCGCTTTGGAGTGAAAAGGAACAGACGCTTTTTATTGCTCGAGACAGACTGGGCGTCAAACCACTTTACTATATGGATCAAGGTACATATTGGGCGATCGCGTCTGAGATGCGGGCGCTTCTTCCCTTCGTCGATGAGGAGGTTCACCTTGATGGCGACGCCTTGACCGCGTACCACACCTACCGTTTTACACCGCGTGAAAAAACGATGGTCAAAGGGATTTATCGACTTCTTCCGGGTCACTATGCAGTCATCTCGAACACGGTGATGGCGTGTCAACCGTATTGGATTCCTGTGTTTGCATCGTCCCGCGTGAAAGGCAGCACTGTGAATCAGGCAGAACACCTGCGCTCGCTGCTTTTTGACGCTGTAAAGAGCCAACATGCGGAGGAAGTCAATTCTGCCGTGCTTTTAAGCGGGGGGCTCGATTCGACGGCAATTCTCGCAATGCGACGCGAATTTTTGGGGGATCGCGAAGATTGTGCCATTACGGTTGCATTTGAACGGCCGAAACGATATGCGGATCGTGAAGAGTACACGGAGATGGAGGAGGCAGAGCGTGTCGCGCTCCGTTTCGGTGCGCATCATCTCGCACAGACCATCAGCGCGGAAGAAGCGTTGGATGCGTTTCCTCGCATCATCCAAGATCTTGATGAACCCATCGCTGATCCGACGGCCATCCCACTCTGGTTTGCGGCAAGGCTTGCGAATCGTCACGATGTGAAGGTTTTATACAGTGGCGAAGGCATGGATGAGCTGTTTGCGGGATACTCCATCTATGGCCATGAAAAGGTATTGCGCCGCATGCGGATGGTACCGTCGCCCTTGCGGCGGGCGCTGCGAAACACACTTTTGCGGGCAGACTTGCCGGGTACAGGTGTTCTGGAACGATCACTAAGTGATGTGGAGACGTGGTATCAAGGCGTTGGTGGTGTGTTTACGCGTGCAGAGCGCAACGAACTTTTGGGCGGAGATGAGAGTCGATGCGCTAGGTATCCTTCTGCATTTTACGGCGAATCGCTTGATGAAGCGAAACATAGCGCAGGTAGCGACCTGCAGCGCATGATGCTTCTCGACCTTGTGACGTGGTTGCCTGACAATACGCTTGCCAAATCGGATAAGATCACCATGGCGCACTCCGTGGAGATGCGTGTGCCTTTTTTGAATCAAAATGTGGTGGACTACGCCCTCGCGTGCCCGGATCACTTGAAGTGGAAGCGGGAAGGGAAAGAGATTGTGCGCAGGGCGCTCACAGGCGTGATCCCAGAAGAGGTGCTAAGGCGCAAAAAGGTTGGATTTAACGTACCTGTTTCGGCGTGGATCTTCGGAGAGTGGAATTCTTATGCAAAAGCGATGCTCCTTTCGGATGACGCTGTGACTCGAATGCTTTACGAGCACCGCGCGACACACTTGTTTGATGCAAAATCCAGCCAGCAAGAGCGCGCGGGGAGGCTGTTGTTTGCTATGCTGACCTTGGAGCTTTGGCTTAGACGCTTGCCTACGCGGGCTGATAAAGGGAGGTTGTTTCATGAACGGGAAGTCGCGCATTATCCCGCTGAAAGAAGGATTCCACGTGTGGACGCGGCAAGTGGGGGAAAGTCCGATCAAGCTGTTGCTGCTTCACGGCGGGCCTGGGTTTAA
- a CDS encoding response regulator transcription factor, translated as MGKERVLLIEDDEEIAGFVELELTHEGYQVTVANDGREGLRKALDATWDLLLLDVMLPGMSGLEVCRRIRLESTVPIIMLTAKGGISDRVAGIDYGADDYLIKPFAIEELMARMRGLLRRAHYAQDALTVLSIGDLTLHQETRDVKRGDVEIRLTPREFDLLRHLIENKGHVLSRDNLLHAVWGYDFSGETNVVDVYVRYLRAKVDEGFPTPLIHTVRGVGYVMKE; from the coding sequence ATGGGCAAAGAGCGAGTGCTGCTCATTGAGGATGACGAAGAAATCGCTGGATTTGTCGAGTTAGAGCTGACACACGAGGGGTATCAGGTCACAGTGGCCAATGACGGACGCGAAGGGTTGCGCAAGGCGCTTGACGCAACGTGGGATTTGTTGCTTTTGGATGTCATGCTCCCGGGCATGTCGGGGCTTGAGGTATGCCGCAGGATACGTTTGGAAAGCACGGTCCCGATCATCATGTTGACAGCCAAAGGTGGGATCTCAGATCGTGTGGCGGGGATTGACTATGGCGCAGACGATTATCTCATCAAGCCGTTTGCAATCGAAGAACTGATGGCTAGAATGCGCGGTTTGTTGAGGAGGGCGCATTATGCGCAAGACGCGCTTACCGTACTTTCCATTGGAGATCTGACGCTTCATCAGGAGACGCGGGATGTGAAGCGGGGGGATGTCGAGATTCGTCTGACACCGCGCGAGTTTGATTTGCTGCGCCACTTGATTGAGAACAAAGGCCATGTGCTGTCACGCGATAATTTGCTTCATGCTGTGTGGGGGTACGACTTTTCCGGGGAGACCAATGTAGTAGACGTGTATGTTCGCTACTTGCGCGCGAAAGTGGATGAGGGGTTTCCCACGCCGCTCATCCATACGGTGCGCGGTGTGGGATATGTGATGAAAGAATGA
- a CDS encoding WD40/YVTN/BNR-like repeat-containing protein has translation MKTFSPKWIAPAGIAAVFLAGGSLTVPTFAAMRPILQVIPVSIHQPAQNPLQDLAFATPSTGWLAAQGELYATTDGGNHFRAIRLRGLNLTDLTPLTSHTLIAVSQSPSGAKLAISTNGGNSFTTRPLALNLANNVTFDTLSLGYAISPSRQQPDQGGTLFRTNNGGKTWIPLKTPEPALAVSIDANGFGYIFTQPKITSSNQAGYGEGAFYVTHNGGRSFQLVNRISGPGMIQGAQIKMVKNGAWVMVDGGAGMSQSSYTVFRLIGQQFKPVLALSTAGAGPAPGIPATHHTTPIPQGPGSYGGEIFPISATRAYFVGGCAACGYGTTSVTETMNGGKTWSKGTAIPAVNGMSYTHVTAFPSAQTGYLLIQGGQNGTVLRTRDGGLHWQAIYPSPKPSPVLGAQMITPKLGYGVGIPGAANDVLMTRDSGATWTIVGQLPVHNPLYNGPQSAQIVAFSSPNVGYIIGSDQHLYKTQDGGKVFAPFALKGGSGRASSIDMQGRFGYILGALGHHAWLTRNGGLTWLPAASTDPVSLMADAAGLAKTAIPTAARAQQANFLALGPTPDSGSFMLSSQTGYQSTRNGGKTWKRYMFPHDQWITWSAMQFLTPRFGYAFSTYDGLFVTTNGGQAWVNRG, from the coding sequence ATGAAAACTTTCTCCCCCAAATGGATCGCTCCAGCGGGAATCGCAGCGGTTTTTCTCGCAGGGGGCTCGCTCACGGTACCGACATTCGCTGCGATGCGCCCGATCCTGCAAGTGATTCCTGTATCCATCCACCAACCCGCGCAAAATCCACTGCAAGACCTCGCGTTTGCAACACCGTCGACAGGCTGGCTCGCCGCGCAGGGTGAACTGTACGCCACGACGGACGGCGGCAACCATTTCCGCGCAATCCGCCTGCGTGGACTCAACTTGACGGATCTCACGCCGCTTACTTCGCATACACTCATCGCTGTGTCGCAGTCTCCATCTGGCGCCAAGCTCGCCATCTCAACGAACGGCGGCAACTCTTTTACGACACGTCCACTTGCTCTTAATCTCGCAAACAACGTAACCTTTGACACGCTCTCACTCGGATACGCGATCTCCCCCTCGCGTCAACAGCCAGACCAAGGCGGCACACTCTTTCGCACGAACAATGGCGGAAAAACGTGGATCCCTCTCAAGACGCCGGAACCTGCGCTCGCGGTCTCGATTGATGCGAATGGTTTTGGATACATCTTCACACAGCCCAAGATCACATCATCCAACCAGGCAGGGTACGGCGAAGGCGCATTCTACGTCACACACAACGGCGGTCGCTCGTTTCAACTCGTCAACCGCATCTCCGGCCCCGGAATGATCCAAGGTGCACAGATAAAAATGGTTAAAAACGGCGCGTGGGTCATGGTAGACGGCGGGGCCGGCATGTCACAATCCTCTTATACTGTGTTTCGACTCATCGGCCAGCAATTCAAGCCTGTCCTCGCTTTATCGACGGCCGGAGCCGGGCCGGCGCCAGGCATTCCGGCGACACATCACACCACGCCTATCCCGCAAGGTCCCGGGAGCTACGGAGGTGAGATTTTTCCGATCAGCGCCACACGCGCGTATTTCGTGGGAGGTTGTGCGGCGTGCGGCTATGGGACAACCTCTGTCACCGAGACGATGAATGGCGGGAAAACGTGGTCCAAAGGAACAGCGATCCCAGCAGTAAACGGCATGAGTTATACCCACGTCACCGCATTCCCGAGCGCGCAAACCGGGTATCTTCTCATTCAGGGAGGACAAAATGGCACCGTGCTGCGTACGCGCGACGGCGGATTGCATTGGCAAGCCATCTATCCCTCGCCAAAACCATCTCCCGTGTTGGGGGCACAGATGATCACTCCAAAGCTCGGTTACGGTGTGGGCATCCCTGGTGCTGCAAACGATGTCCTGATGACACGCGATAGCGGCGCAACGTGGACCATCGTCGGGCAACTTCCCGTGCACAATCCACTCTACAACGGCCCGCAAAGCGCACAGATTGTCGCCTTTTCATCGCCAAACGTCGGTTACATCATCGGCTCCGACCAGCACCTCTACAAGACGCAAGACGGCGGAAAGGTATTCGCCCCCTTTGCATTAAAAGGAGGATCAGGTCGCGCATCGAGCATCGATATGCAGGGAAGATTCGGGTACATTCTAGGGGCGCTTGGCCATCACGCGTGGTTGACGCGAAATGGCGGCCTGACATGGCTCCCGGCAGCATCTACTGACCCGGTTTCGCTCATGGCAGACGCCGCAGGGCTCGCAAAAACGGCGATCCCCACCGCCGCGCGCGCGCAACAAGCGAACTTTCTCGCGCTCGGACCGACACCTGACAGCGGATCGTTTATGTTGAGTTCGCAAACAGGATACCAATCGACAAGGAATGGAGGAAAGACGTGGAAGAGGTACATGTTCCCGCACGATCAGTGGATCACGTGGAGCGCGATGCAATTTCTCACACCGCGCTTTGGTTACGCGTTCAGCACCTACGACGGGCTTTTTGTTACGACAAACGGCGGCCAAGCGTGGGTCAATCGCGGTTGA
- a CDS encoding proline iminopeptidase-family hydrolase: MNGKSRIIPLKEGFHVWTRQVGESPIKLLLLHGGPGFNHEYLECFEDYLPPAGVELYFYDQLGSYFSDQPEDKALWVDTRFREEVEQVRTFLGLDSFYLCGQSWGGYLAIEYALKYPSHLKGLVISNMTASIPSYVASIQALRNQLPESIVSRMLEFEERGDFEAEAYQALVMEHLYKKHICRLDPWPEAVQRGFAHANMQVYNTMQGPNEFLVTGNFKDWDRFADLKDIHTPTLLLSGRHDTMAPSDIEEMGRRIPASRVAICEAGSHLSMWDDQESYFAHLLQFIRDVEANRFNRD; this comes from the coding sequence ATGAACGGGAAGTCGCGCATTATCCCGCTGAAAGAAGGATTCCACGTGTGGACGCGGCAAGTGGGGGAAAGTCCGATCAAGCTGTTGCTGCTTCACGGCGGGCCTGGGTTTAATCACGAGTACCTGGAGTGTTTTGAGGACTATTTACCGCCAGCTGGTGTCGAATTGTATTTTTATGATCAACTGGGTTCCTATTTTTCAGATCAACCTGAGGACAAAGCGCTTTGGGTGGATACGCGATTTCGAGAAGAGGTCGAACAGGTTCGCACGTTTCTGGGGTTGGATTCCTTTTATCTCTGCGGACAATCGTGGGGTGGTTACCTCGCGATTGAGTATGCGCTTAAATACCCATCGCATCTCAAAGGTCTTGTCATCTCGAACATGACGGCGAGCATTCCCTCCTATGTCGCGTCGATTCAAGCGCTGCGCAATCAATTGCCGGAATCTATCGTTTCACGCATGCTTGAATTTGAAGAGCGCGGCGATTTTGAGGCAGAAGCGTATCAGGCACTGGTCATGGAGCATCTCTACAAGAAGCACATCTGTCGTCTTGATCCGTGGCCGGAAGCGGTGCAGCGCGGGTTTGCCCACGCGAATATGCAGGTCTACAACACGATGCAGGGGCCAAATGAGTTTCTCGTGACGGGAAACTTCAAGGATTGGGACCGTTTTGCAGACCTAAAGGACATCCATACACCGACGCTTCTGCTCTCTGGTCGTCATGATACGATGGCCCCGTCTGACATTGAAGAGATGGGCCGACGCATCCCCGCCTCGCGCGTCGCCATTTGCGAAGCGGGGAGTCACCTCTCGATGTGGGATGATCAGGAGTCGTACTTTGCGCATTTGCTCCAGTTCATCCGCGACGTTGAGGCGAATCGATTCAACCGCGATTGA
- the tadA gene encoding tRNA adenosine(34) deaminase TadA, whose protein sequence is MNEEKARHETFMRASIRCAKRAAAWGEVPIGAVVVNARGEIVGEGFNLREHLSDPTAHAELIALRAATHRSGDWRLYGCTLYVTVEPCLMCAGAIVQSRIERVVFGADSPKSGVLGSLSNVYAIQGMNHYPHVTAGILAEECGTIVEQFFSRRRNAEA, encoded by the coding sequence ATGAATGAAGAGAAGGCGCGACACGAAACCTTTATGCGTGCGTCCATACGGTGTGCAAAGAGGGCGGCGGCGTGGGGGGAAGTGCCGATCGGGGCGGTCGTCGTCAATGCGCGCGGGGAGATTGTTGGAGAAGGTTTCAATCTTCGTGAGCACTTGAGTGATCCGACAGCTCACGCGGAGTTGATTGCGCTGCGCGCGGCGACACATCGAAGCGGTGACTGGCGACTTTACGGCTGTACACTCTATGTCACCGTCGAGCCGTGTTTGATGTGCGCGGGAGCTATTGTTCAAAGCCGCATTGAGCGTGTGGTGTTTGGCGCGGACAGTCCCAAAAGCGGCGTGCTTGGGAGCCTGTCAAATGTCTATGCGATCCAGGGCATGAATCATTATCCACACGTTACCGCTGGCATTTTGGCAGAGGAGTGTGGTACAATCGTAGAGCAGTTCTTTTCGCGTCGCCGAAATGCTGAGGCGTGA